In Nematostella vectensis chromosome 2, jaNemVect1.1, whole genome shotgun sequence, one genomic interval encodes:
- the LOC5516769 gene encoding universal stress protein Slr1101, translated as MSAGEKRRVVIPVDGSQHSERAFNWYRQHVHEPGDEVLIIHTQEQPTIPSSPYAYGGTVLPDEWNKAVDECIVNAKKLIEEYNKKCKEQGMTCRLFKGSGQPGETICQLAKDLSAKHVVMGSRGCGTIRRTLLGSVSDYCVHHSSVPVTVIPPTKKRQEK; from the exons ATGTCTGCAGGAGAAAAAAGACGGGTTGTTATTCCAGTAGATGGGAGCCAACATAGCGAGAGAGCCTTTAACT GGTATCGTCAGCATGTGCATGAACCAGGGGATGAAGTATTGATCATACATACTCAGGAGCAGCCTACCATACCATCCTCTCCTTATGCGT ATGGAGGAACAGTTTTACCAGACGAGTGGAATAAAGCTGTGGATGAATGCATTGTGAATGCCAAGAAGCTTATTGAGGAGTACAACAAAAAATGCAAAGAACAAGGG aTGACCTGCCGGCTTTTCAAAGGTAGTGGTCAACCAGGCGAGACTATCTGCCAACTGGCCAAAGACCTCAGTGCCAAGCATGTAGTGATGGGATCAAGAGGGTGTGGTACCATCCGCCGCACCCTACTAGGTAGTGTTAGTGACTACTGTGTGCACCATAGTTCTGTACCAGTTACAGTGATACCACCTACCAAAAAACGGCAAGAAAAGTGA